The following are from one region of the Amycolatopsis lurida genome:
- a CDS encoding carboxylesterase family protein: protein MTTIVRTGPIRYATAARFAPPVAVSEQTPSSGEISPQPPSRLDRVMGPPGDRLPQGEDCLNLTISTPGLDDGRRPVLVWLHGGGFSSGGGLLNWYDGGALAAEGDLVVVGVNYRLGALGYLYLDGVSPGNLGLADQLEALRWVRANIAAYGGDPDNVTVAGQSAGGISIRLLMDLPEARGLFGRAILQSAPLGLGARPPGQAEKLGEVFADALGSDPRTAGITEILSAQKETALTNLRLTGDPMEPAFIPVDTLDKASFPDNVCDLDVLYGWNADDMTAFPGAAGTDEIYVEPLAAFGDRLRSAGAGVWSYRLDWRPEGSEFGATHCLELPLLLGTEQAWQDSPMLGKVPWPEVDAFGTALRAVWATFARTGTLDPTPVAGHPIGFNPEHA from the coding sequence ATGACCACGATTGTCCGAACCGGACCGATTCGCTATGCCACAGCGGCGCGGTTCGCGCCGCCGGTCGCCGTTTCGGAGCAAACGCCGTCCAGCGGGGAGATCAGCCCGCAACCGCCGTCCCGGCTGGACCGGGTGATGGGACCGCCGGGCGATCGCCTGCCGCAGGGCGAGGACTGTCTCAACCTGACGATCAGCACCCCGGGTCTGGATGACGGACGCAGGCCGGTGCTCGTGTGGCTGCACGGCGGCGGATTCTCCAGCGGCGGTGGGTTGCTGAACTGGTACGACGGCGGTGCGCTGGCGGCCGAGGGCGACCTGGTGGTGGTCGGCGTCAACTACCGGCTCGGCGCGCTCGGTTACCTGTACTTGGACGGCGTCAGCCCCGGCAACCTCGGGCTGGCCGACCAGCTCGAGGCGCTGCGCTGGGTGCGGGCCAACATCGCGGCCTACGGCGGTGACCCGGACAACGTGACGGTCGCCGGGCAGTCGGCGGGCGGCATTTCCATCCGCCTTCTGATGGACCTGCCCGAGGCTCGCGGTCTGTTCGGGCGGGCGATCCTGCAGAGCGCGCCGCTCGGCCTCGGCGCCCGACCGCCCGGGCAGGCGGAGAAACTCGGCGAGGTGTTCGCCGACGCGCTCGGCAGCGACCCGCGCACAGCCGGCATCACGGAAATCCTCTCCGCGCAGAAGGAAACCGCGCTGACGAACCTGCGGCTCACCGGCGACCCGATGGAGCCCGCGTTCATTCCGGTGGACACGCTGGACAAGGCGTCCTTCCCGGACAACGTGTGCGATCTCGACGTGCTGTACGGCTGGAACGCCGACGACATGACCGCGTTCCCCGGCGCCGCGGGCACCGACGAGATCTACGTCGAACCGCTGGCCGCTTTCGGCGACCGGCTGCGTTCGGCCGGCGCCGGCGTCTGGTCGTACCGCCTCGACTGGCGGCCCGAAGGGTCCGAATTCGGCGCCACCCACTGCCTGGAACTGCCTCTGCTGCTCGGCACCGAGCAGGCCTGGCAGGACAGTCCGATGCTCGGCAAGGTCCCGTGGCCGGAGGTCGATGCCTTCGGCACCGCCCTCCGCGCCGTCTGGGCGACCTTCGCCCGCACCGGCACCCTCGACCCCACCCCGGTCGCGGGCCACCCCATCGGCTTCAACCCCGAACACGCGTGA
- a CDS encoding LysR substrate-binding domain-containing protein has translation MILPRLLDGRLKFRHLVLLDALARQGTVVGAAAELHVTQPVATRSLHELEEILDVRLFERGPRGITPTVFGEAFTGHARAVLAQLEQAGRHVAELADAERGTVVVGTHLAGSNMLLPRAIAAIKTERPYLTIVVREGSPEALLVELEAGRVDLIIGRLTAPSDERIERRKLYDESVDLVVRTAHPLAGATGVELADLAEYPWILPGAETALRRELEQLFTRNGFPLPANRVETTSFLTVRQLLLETDVIAALPSLITKDDPRITRVALALEPIGHSVGLTLPAQRTLSPSVDALIRSLTDVATGMSD, from the coding sequence GTGATCTTGCCTCGCCTGCTGGACGGCCGACTGAAGTTCCGCCACCTCGTCCTGCTCGACGCGCTGGCCAGGCAGGGCACCGTGGTCGGGGCCGCCGCCGAGTTGCACGTGACGCAGCCGGTGGCGACCCGAAGTCTGCACGAACTCGAAGAGATCCTCGACGTGCGGTTGTTCGAGCGCGGCCCGCGCGGCATCACCCCGACCGTGTTCGGCGAGGCGTTCACCGGGCACGCCCGCGCGGTGCTCGCCCAGCTCGAGCAGGCCGGGCGGCACGTCGCCGAGCTGGCCGACGCCGAACGCGGCACGGTGGTGGTCGGCACCCATCTCGCGGGGTCGAACATGCTGTTGCCGCGCGCGATCGCGGCGATCAAGACCGAGCGGCCGTACCTGACGATCGTGGTCCGGGAGGGTTCTCCCGAAGCCCTGCTGGTGGAACTGGAGGCAGGCCGGGTCGATCTGATCATCGGCAGGCTGACAGCGCCTTCGGACGAGCGGATCGAGCGGCGCAAACTGTACGACGAGTCGGTGGATCTGGTGGTGCGCACCGCACATCCCCTGGCCGGCGCGACCGGCGTCGAGCTGGCCGACCTCGCCGAGTACCCGTGGATTCTGCCCGGAGCGGAGACCGCGCTGCGCCGCGAGCTGGAGCAGTTGTTCACCCGCAACGGCTTCCCACTGCCCGCGAACCGGGTGGAGACCACGTCGTTCCTCACCGTGCGGCAGCTGCTGCTGGAGACCGACGTGATCGCCGCGCTGCCCAGCCTGATCACCAAGGACGACCCGAGGATCACGAGGGTCGCGCTGGCGCTGGAGCCGATCGGGCACAGCGTCGGACTGACCCTGCCCGCCCAGCGCACACTCAGCCCGTCGGTGGACGCGCTGATCCGCAGCTTGACCGACGTCGCCACCGGCATGTCCGATTAG
- a CDS encoding ABC transporter substrate-binding protein: MSKRVVAAAMVAMLAIAGCGSGSGSGDPKTLKLWHYEAPDSAMGVAWAEAIKQFEASHPGVKVAFEEKGFEQIQKTAPMVLNSGDAPDVLEYNKGNATAGLLSKQGLLTDISEEVTERGWDKQLTPALQTTARYDENGVMGSGNWYGVPNYAEYLKVFYNKDMFAQQGLEEPRTIEQLTAAMDKFTAAGITPLAVGGSEYPAHQILYQLALTKADRGWVDRYQRYTGKVDFHDAAWSYGATTFADWVKKGYISKESAGVDTEGMGTSFMQGKYPIMISGSWWYGRLVQSIKNFQWGSVPWPGMTAGSGGNMWVIPKGAKNRDLALDFIAITMSQPIQDKLREAGGVPVVNSPTPPADPRLKDLVEDFTALSAQDKLAFYPDWPAPGYYDVHVSATQKLITSSASPSQVLDELAKPYEENLANVGK; the protein is encoded by the coding sequence ATGTCGAAGCGAGTAGTGGCTGCCGCGATGGTCGCGATGCTGGCCATCGCGGGCTGCGGGTCCGGATCCGGCAGCGGTGACCCGAAAACCCTGAAGTTGTGGCACTACGAGGCGCCGGACAGCGCGATGGGCGTGGCCTGGGCCGAGGCGATCAAGCAGTTCGAAGCGAGCCACCCCGGCGTCAAGGTCGCCTTCGAGGAGAAGGGCTTCGAACAGATCCAGAAGACGGCGCCGATGGTGCTCAACTCGGGCGACGCGCCGGACGTCTTGGAATACAACAAGGGCAATGCCACGGCGGGACTGTTGTCCAAGCAGGGACTTCTGACCGACATCAGCGAAGAGGTCACCGAACGCGGCTGGGACAAGCAGCTCACCCCGGCGCTCCAGACCACCGCCCGTTACGACGAGAACGGCGTGATGGGATCCGGGAACTGGTACGGCGTCCCGAACTACGCCGAGTACTTGAAGGTCTTCTACAACAAGGACATGTTCGCGCAGCAGGGGCTCGAAGAGCCGAGGACCATCGAGCAGCTGACCGCGGCCATGGACAAGTTCACCGCCGCCGGGATCACCCCGCTGGCCGTCGGCGGGTCGGAGTACCCGGCACACCAGATCCTGTACCAGCTCGCCCTCACCAAGGCCGACCGCGGCTGGGTGGACCGCTACCAGCGCTACACCGGCAAGGTGGACTTCCACGACGCCGCGTGGTCCTACGGCGCGACGACCTTCGCCGACTGGGTGAAGAAGGGGTACATCAGCAAGGAATCGGCCGGGGTGGACACCGAGGGCATGGGCACGTCGTTCATGCAGGGCAAGTACCCGATCATGATCAGCGGGAGCTGGTGGTACGGCAGGCTGGTGCAGAGCATCAAGAACTTCCAGTGGGGTTCTGTGCCCTGGCCGGGGATGACCGCGGGTTCCGGGGGCAACATGTGGGTCATCCCCAAGGGAGCGAAGAACCGGGACCTCGCGCTCGACTTCATCGCGATCACGATGTCCCAGCCGATCCAGGACAAGCTGCGGGAGGCCGGTGGGGTCCCGGTGGTGAACAGCCCCACGCCGCCTGCCGATCCGCGGCTGAAGGATCTGGTCGAGGACTTCACCGCTCTGTCCGCACAGGACAAGCTCGCGTTCTATCCCGATTGGCCGGCTCCCGGGTACTACGACGTCCATGTCTCGGCGACGCAGAAGCTCATCACCTCGAGCGCCTCGCCGTCACAGGTGCTCGACGAGCTCGCCAAGCCCTACGAGGAGAACCTGGCGAACGTCGGCAAATGA